Proteins encoded by one window of Lactobacillus sp. ESL0684:
- a CDS encoding nucleoside transporter C-terminal domain-containing protein, producing the protein MQFLFLLTGMALVFIIGWLVSNDRKHIKFKKIGIMFALQLLISFLCLKTSGGVSAMGAISNFFGWLMTQAAAGVNFVFGGVVIKKGASVFFLDVLMPIVFISALVGILNYLKILPFIIKWTGFLLNKLAGMGELESYFAVSTAILGQPEVFLTVKEQIPKLDEKRLYTICASAMSAVSAAVLASYMQLVPGKFVVTAVFLNILSALIVTCIVNPYDVTADNELHVEAENTTEKEPFFQVVGNYIQDGFNMAITVAAMLIGFVALISFLNSAFTNIFHISFTSILGYIFSPIAFIMGVPMQDVTKVGSLMATKILTNEFVALGDLTKIAATLTPKANAIISSYLISFANFGVIGIITGSIRSISKKAGTIVSKFSMKLLLGATLASILTGTIVGLYF; encoded by the coding sequence ATGCAATTTTTATTCTTACTAACCGGAATGGCCCTAGTCTTCATTATCGGCTGGTTAGTCAGCAACGATCGTAAACATATTAAGTTTAAGAAAATCGGAATTATGTTTGCATTGCAACTGCTGATTTCATTTCTTTGTTTAAAAACTTCTGGCGGTGTCAGTGCAATGGGCGCAATCTCTAACTTTTTTGGTTGGTTAATGACCCAAGCTGCTGCCGGCGTTAATTTCGTATTTGGCGGGGTAGTAATCAAAAAGGGAGCCTCAGTCTTTTTTCTAGACGTGCTAATGCCTATCGTATTCATTTCAGCCTTAGTGGGAATTCTCAATTATCTAAAGATCCTGCCTTTTATTATCAAGTGGACCGGCTTTTTGCTTAATAAGTTGGCAGGAATGGGCGAACTTGAGAGTTACTTCGCTGTTTCGACTGCTATTTTAGGTCAGCCCGAAGTTTTCTTAACAGTTAAAGAGCAAATTCCTAAACTAGATGAAAAAAGGCTCTACACTATCTGTGCATCTGCTATGAGTGCAGTATCAGCAGCTGTATTAGCGTCATATATGCAACTAGTACCTGGTAAGTTCGTAGTAACTGCTGTCTTTTTAAATATCTTATCTGCACTAATTGTTACCTGCATCGTCAATCCATACGATGTAACAGCAGATAACGAACTACATGTTGAAGCAGAAAATACGACTGAAAAGGAGCCCTTTTTCCAAGTCGTGGGCAACTATATTCAAGATGGTTTTAATATGGCAATCACCGTTGCCGCAATGCTAATCGGCTTCGTTGCCTTAATTTCATTTTTGAACAGCGCCTTTACTAATATCTTCCATATTAGCTTCACTAGCATTCTTGGTTATATTTTCTCACCGATTGCCTTTATTATGGGTGTACCTATGCAAGATGTTACCAAGGTAGGTAGCTTGATGGCCACCAAGATTTTAACTAACGAGTTTGTTGCTTTAGGTGATCTAACTAAAATTGCTGCAACTTTGACGCCTAAGGCTAACGCGATTATTTCATCTTATTTAATCTCCTTTGCCAACTTCGGCGTGATCGGTATTATTACTGGCTCAATTAGATCGATTAGCAAAAAGGCCGGTACGATCGTTTCCAAGTTTTCAATGAAATTACTGCTTGGTGCAACTTTGGCCTCAATTTTGACTGGTACGATTGTTGGTTTATACTTCTAA
- the deoC gene encoding deoxyribose-phosphate aldolase has translation MDKTTLAKYLDHTLLKPNATKEDILKTCAEAKEYNTASVCVNSYWASLVAEELKGTDINTCCVVGFPLGAMSSEAKADEATKAIADGAEEIDMVINIGELIAGNDDAVLADIKTVTEAVHAQGKILKVIIETSFLNDEQKVRACKLTEQAGADFVKTSTGFSSAGAKVEDVKLMRETVGDRLGVKASGGIHSYDEAMAMIEAGASRLGVSATVDILA, from the coding sequence ATGGATAAAACAACATTAGCTAAATATTTAGATCACACACTTTTGAAACCCAATGCAACTAAGGAGGATATCTTAAAGACCTGTGCTGAGGCTAAGGAATACAATACCGCTTCAGTTTGCGTTAATTCTTATTGGGCAAGTTTAGTGGCTGAAGAATTAAAGGGTACGGACATTAATACTTGTTGTGTAGTTGGTTTTCCTCTGGGAGCTATGAGCAGTGAGGCCAAGGCTGATGAAGCAACTAAGGCAATTGCCGATGGGGCCGAAGAAATTGATATGGTAATCAATATTGGTGAATTAATTGCTGGTAACGATGATGCAGTGTTAGCTGATATTAAGACGGTTACTGAAGCAGTTCATGCTCAAGGCAAGATTCTTAAAGTGATTATTGAAACTTCATTTTTGAATGATGAACAAAAGGTTCGTGCCTGCAAGTTAACTGAACAAGCCGGGGCAGACTTTGTTAAGACTTCTACTGGTTTTAGTTCTGCTGGTGCTAAGGTAGAAGATGTTAAGTTAATGCGGGAAACTGTTGGCGATCGCTTGGGCGTTAAAGCTTCAGGTGGTATCCACTCATATGATGAAGCGATGGCAATGATTGAAGCTGGTGCTAGTCGTTTGGGTGTCAGTGCAACTGTTGACATTTTGGCTTAA
- a CDS encoding phosphopentomutase, whose translation MKYKRIFGLVMDSIGTGEAPDAADFDDVGADTLGHIGEYFKGELKLPNFAKLGLSNLRDTPIAGVPVQARPIGAYGKMKEVSVGKDSLDGHWEMMEMPVMQELSFFPNGFPDDLLDKISKFSGRKIVGNRPESGTKIIDELGEHQMETGDLIIYTSGDSVLQIAAHEDVIPVEELYRISRYARSLVNGPEYMVGRIIARPYVGSGKGHFTRTANRHDFTLEPSGKTVLDHLQAAGYKTIAVGKTMDIFSGHGIDENFHNESNMDGMDHVDHVMQEDFTGFCFINLVDFDAMYGHRRNTVGDGQALMELDERLSKVINNLNDDDLLLITADHGNDPTYKGTDHTREYVPLLAYSPSMQNPNSLGIRDTFSDFGATVLDNFGVEGNGVGTSFLADLK comes from the coding sequence ATGAAATATAAACGTATTTTTGGTCTAGTAATGGATTCAATTGGTACTGGAGAAGCACCAGATGCTGCTGATTTTGATGATGTTGGTGCTGACACTTTAGGTCATATCGGTGAGTATTTTAAAGGTGAACTAAAATTACCTAATTTTGCTAAGTTAGGTTTATCTAATTTACGTGATACTCCTATTGCAGGTGTGCCTGTGCAGGCTAGGCCAATCGGTGCTTACGGTAAGATGAAAGAAGTTTCAGTTGGTAAAGATAGTCTTGACGGTCACTGGGAAATGATGGAAATGCCTGTAATGCAAGAGCTTAGTTTCTTTCCTAATGGCTTTCCAGACGATTTGCTAGATAAAATATCCAAGTTTTCCGGTCGTAAAATTGTCGGTAATCGTCCAGAATCTGGAACTAAGATTATTGATGAGCTTGGTGAACACCAAATGGAAACTGGTGACTTAATCATCTATACTTCTGGTGATTCAGTTTTACAAATTGCTGCACATGAAGATGTAATTCCGGTTGAAGAATTGTATCGGATTTCGCGTTATGCCAGAAGTCTAGTTAATGGACCAGAATATATGGTTGGTCGAATCATTGCTCGGCCTTACGTCGGTAGTGGTAAAGGTCATTTTACTAGAACTGCTAATCGGCATGATTTTACTTTGGAACCAAGCGGTAAGACGGTGTTAGATCATCTGCAAGCTGCGGGTTATAAGACAATCGCTGTTGGTAAGACAATGGATATCTTCTCAGGTCACGGAATTGATGAAAACTTTCATAACGAAAGTAACATGGATGGCATGGATCATGTCGATCACGTGATGCAAGAAGACTTTACTGGCTTTTGTTTCATCAATTTGGTTGATTTTGATGCAATGTATGGTCATCGTCGCAATACTGTAGGAGATGGTCAAGCCTTAATGGAACTTGATGAACGTTTAAGCAAAGTCATTAATAATCTAAATGATGACGACTTATTGCTAATTACGGCTGACCATGGTAACGACCCGACGTATAAGGGTACCGATCATACTAGAGAATATGTACCGTTACTAGCATATTCACCAAGTATGCAGAATCCAAATAGTTTAGGTATTAGAGATACTTTTTCTGACTTTGGTGCAACAGTTCTGGATAACTTTGGGGTTGAAGGTAATGGTGTTGGTACCAGCTTTTTGGCAGATTTAAAATAA
- a CDS encoding sugar-binding transcriptional regulator, which translates to MPEKYDKRKLTQSAAVARLYYEDNLGQTEIARDMGISRPTVSRLLKLAREAGVVKIEISNPLVNTTNLSEQLSEKFKCKILVVPNNFNGELTAIKGVGAYAAQYLTQLVKPHDIIGLGWGQTIHMVTSQLEKHSVPDVSVVQLKGGVNINNEETYADESVTELANALDASAHFLPLPPFFDNKLTKEIVEQDQFIENTLKLGRKANIAIFSVGTVRKDALLFQLGYFNNAQKQALQQDAVGDIVSRFIDSNGEIVSRELNDRTVGIELADLKTKAHSVLIASGILKAPTVYAVIKAGYANEFILDQAIAQELLTYQ; encoded by the coding sequence ATGCCTGAAAAATATGATAAGAGAAAACTAACCCAGAGTGCAGCAGTTGCACGGCTTTATTATGAAGATAACTTAGGACAAACGGAAATAGCTCGTGATATGGGTATTTCCAGACCAACGGTTTCGCGGCTGTTGAAACTTGCACGTGAAGCTGGTGTGGTCAAAATTGAAATTAGTAATCCCTTAGTCAATACTACTAATCTTAGCGAACAATTATCTGAAAAGTTTAAGTGCAAGATTTTGGTTGTGCCTAATAACTTTAATGGTGAATTGACTGCGATTAAAGGTGTTGGTGCATATGCTGCACAGTATCTGACTCAGTTGGTTAAGCCACACGATATTATCGGTCTTGGCTGGGGGCAAACGATTCATATGGTTACCTCGCAACTAGAAAAGCATTCTGTTCCTGATGTGTCTGTTGTCCAGCTTAAGGGTGGAGTAAATATCAATAATGAAGAAACTTATGCTGACGAGAGTGTGACAGAGCTGGCTAATGCTCTAGATGCGTCGGCTCATTTCTTACCATTACCGCCATTTTTTGACAATAAGTTAACTAAGGAAATTGTCGAACAAGACCAGTTTATTGAGAATACCTTGAAGCTTGGTCGCAAGGCTAATATTGCTATTTTTAGTGTAGGAACTGTTCGTAAAGACGCGTTGCTCTTTCAACTGGGATATTTCAACAATGCACAAAAGCAGGCCCTGCAACAAGATGCAGTTGGTGACATTGTTTCTCGCTTTATTGATAGTAATGGTGAGATTGTTAGTCGTGAATTGAATGATCGTACAGTTGGGATTGAGTTAGCCGATCTTAAGACTAAAGCCCATTCTGTTTTGATTGCCAGCGGCATCTTAAAGGCACCGACAGTCTATGCGGTCATTAAAGCAGGCTACGCTAACGAGTTTATTTTGGATCAAGCAATTGCACAGGAATTACTCACCTATCAATAA
- a CDS encoding pyrimidine-nucleoside phosphorylase: MRMVDIIDKKRNGHELTDEEIQFFVDGVVNGTIPDYQTSALLMTIYFNNMTDHERATLTLDMMNSGDHLDLSEIPGIKVDKHSTGGVGDKVSLPLAAMVAAVGIPVPMISGRGLGHTGGTLDKLEAIPGYQVEISEQAFIDQVKQEKLAIIGATGNIAPADKKIYALRDVTDTVDSIPLIASSIMSKKIASGTDALVIDVKTGSGAFMKTLPEAEELAHALVEIGKGVGMKCMALISDMNQPLGNKVGNTLEIEETLDVLKGNGPQDLLELVLTLGSHMVVLGGKAKTTDKARKLLEQTIADGSALDRFKAMVVAQGGDGSVIDDYSVMPHAKYQIALPAKTSGYVAQLTADEVGIASMKLGGGRQKADDALDYGVGIELNKKVGDRVEAGESLLTIHANREDVTDIKEMLYDCIEIADEAKPYPMIYKIIE, from the coding sequence ATGCGAATGGTAGACATAATTGACAAAAAAAGAAACGGTCATGAACTAACAGATGAAGAAATTCAGTTTTTTGTAGATGGTGTTGTTAATGGCACAATCCCTGATTATCAGACTAGTGCGTTGCTAATGACCATTTACTTTAATAATATGACTGATCATGAACGAGCAACTTTGACTCTAGATATGATGAATTCTGGAGATCACTTGGATTTGTCTGAAATTCCTGGAATTAAGGTTGATAAGCACTCAACAGGTGGCGTTGGTGATAAAGTCAGCTTGCCGTTAGCTGCTATGGTAGCTGCCGTGGGCATTCCTGTACCCATGATTTCTGGGCGCGGATTAGGCCATACAGGTGGTACGCTTGATAAGCTAGAAGCAATTCCGGGTTATCAAGTTGAAATTAGTGAGCAAGCGTTTATTGATCAAGTTAAACAAGAAAAGTTGGCAATTATTGGTGCAACTGGGAATATTGCGCCCGCTGATAAAAAGATTTATGCGCTCCGGGATGTAACCGACACAGTTGATTCAATTCCCTTGATTGCTAGCTCAATCATGAGTAAGAAAATTGCCTCTGGAACAGATGCTTTGGTTATCGACGTTAAGACTGGTTCTGGTGCCTTTATGAAGACTTTGCCAGAGGCTGAGGAATTGGCGCACGCATTGGTAGAAATCGGTAAGGGTGTTGGTATGAAGTGCATGGCACTAATTTCTGACATGAACCAACCACTAGGTAACAAGGTGGGCAATACCTTAGAAATTGAAGAAACACTTGACGTTCTTAAAGGTAATGGACCGCAGGACTTACTCGAATTGGTTTTAACTCTTGGTAGTCATATGGTTGTTTTAGGTGGTAAAGCTAAGACAACTGATAAGGCAAGAAAGTTGCTTGAACAGACAATTGCTGATGGTTCGGCTCTAGATCGCTTTAAAGCCATGGTAGTTGCTCAAGGCGGAGATGGGTCAGTAATTGATGATTATAGTGTAATGCCACATGCTAAATATCAAATTGCTCTACCTGCTAAAACTAGTGGTTATGTAGCACAATTAACGGCTGATGAAGTTGGAATTGCCAGCATGAAACTTGGTGGTGGTCGTCAAAAGGCCGATGATGCACTTGACTATGGTGTCGGTATTGAACTTAATAAAAAAGTCGGCGATCGCGTTGAAGCCGGCGAATCCTTGTTAACTATTCATGCTAATCGTGAAGATGTTACTGACATTAAAGAAATGCTTTATGACTGCATTGAGATTGCGGATGAAGCTAAACCTTATCCAATGATTTATAAAATAATTGAATAA
- a CDS encoding NAD(P)H-binding protein — MNKIILTGVDGNLGGQAAKNLLKLSDKENLIFCGYNEQVLQNFADQGIETRQADFNSSDGLAEKFAGGDVLALISMPFVGEKRQRAHKNVIDAAKEAGVSKIVYTSLVNAGDPTNPSIEKIDHAYTEDYIQKSGLDYIILRNSQYAEAMVTNYFTFVKQGKDLANSQGDGKMAYISRKDCAKAVAYATLADDLHHKILNINGKDLMTISDFVAIANKVTGNNIKYQEITDEENYQLFDAMGVPRNTSGKFKKDSEAPFSSDGMVSFSKAVRMGKMSSYTDDFKKLTGDEPMSVEYMFEHQAEFQIGERHSKDD, encoded by the coding sequence ATGAACAAAATAATTTTAACAGGTGTTGATGGTAATTTAGGTGGTCAAGCTGCTAAGAATTTATTGAAACTTAGTGACAAAGAGAACTTGATCTTTTGTGGCTATAATGAACAAGTATTGCAAAACTTTGCTGATCAAGGAATTGAAACTCGTCAAGCAGATTTTAATTCTAGTGATGGTTTAGCCGAAAAATTTGCTGGCGGAGATGTCTTGGCACTAATTTCGATGCCTTTTGTAGGGGAAAAAAGACAACGGGCACACAAAAATGTAATCGATGCTGCTAAAGAAGCTGGTGTTTCCAAGATTGTTTATACTTCATTAGTTAACGCTGGCGATCCAACCAATCCAAGTATTGAAAAGATTGATCATGCTTATACTGAAGACTATATTCAAAAGAGTGGGTTAGACTATATTATCTTACGTAATTCGCAATATGCAGAAGCGATGGTTACCAATTACTTTACTTTTGTAAAACAAGGTAAGGATTTAGCTAATAGTCAAGGTGACGGTAAGATGGCGTATATTTCACGTAAAGATTGTGCCAAAGCGGTTGCTTATGCTACATTAGCTGACGATTTGCATCATAAAATTTTGAATATTAATGGTAAGGATCTGATGACTATCAGTGATTTTGTTGCGATTGCTAATAAGGTCACCGGTAATAATATTAAGTATCAAGAAATTACTGATGAAGAAAATTATCAACTTTTTGATGCAATGGGAGTTCCAAGAAATACTTCTGGTAAATTTAAAAAAGATTCTGAAGCACCGTTTTCATCAGATGGAATGGTTTCATTTTCTAAAGCTGTGCGAATGGGTAAAATGAGTTCTTATACAGATGACTTTAAAAAATTGACTGGAGACGAACCAATGTCAGTTGAGTATATGTTTGAACATCAAGCAGAATTTCAAATTGGTGAAAGACACTCAAAAGATGATTAA